In one Streptomyces venezuelae genomic region, the following are encoded:
- a CDS encoding AfsR/SARP family transcriptional regulator, with product MVDVPRVPEQRRPASGNTPEERTEGHPPEVPASRFSVLGPVRAWHGPDQLNTGSPQQRALLAALLLRDGRTATASELIDALWGEEPPSQALAAVRTYASRLRKVLPPGVLVSESGGYAVQVAEGALDLAAAEDLWSAAEKARGAGDLCQARSLVNRALGLWDGEPLANVPGPYADTQRTRLDEWRLQLLETRLDMDLEQGCHAEAVSELTALTAAHPLRERLRELLMLALYRSGRQAEALAVYADTRRLLADELGVDPRPGLKELQQRILQADPGLAEPSAPAQEPATTVVRPAQLPATVPDFTGRASFVNELSDILSTAEGRVMAVSALAGIGGVGKTTLAVHVAHVARAHFPDGQLYVDLQGAGARVAEPETVLGAFLRALGTADSAIPDSLEERAALYRSVLDGRRVLVLLDNARDAAQVRPLLPGMEGCAALVTSRVRMVDLAGAHLVDLDVMSPEEALLLFTRIVGEERVAAEREAALDVVAACGFLPLAIRIAASRLAARRTWTVSTLAAKLADERRRLDELQAGDLAVKATFELGYGQLEPAQARAFRLLGLADGPDLSLAAAAAVLDLPLDETEDVLESLVDTSLVESAAPGRYRYHDLVRLYARACAERDEQPPGERDAAMSRLLDFYLASAARVYAIERPGDRTVDHLEPTEHAGQDFTDDTKALDWLHAEAACILACVQQSLGAGMLRRAVDLLLASKDLAESGASSLRYELATAAARDAAEAAGDACAEGRARVSLAQVIMRIGGHFEAAAAELARAAHLAVTSEDPWTSGNAPNEQGIAAACMKQYAASESYFLQAIEAFRADDNRPGEASALCNLSRVLVSVGRTAKAIEIAEQGVEIYDDLGLTLRLANAKYALGIGLGHAGRHADALDQLTDALRMFVENRQRLWEGTSHYRIAQVHLGARRPALAAKHAEQALATGCIGGDWMRANVLTLLGTSLDGLAQLDRARACWREALAIHEGAGAVEADEVRALLNPVAAA from the coding sequence ATGGTCGATGTACCGCGAGTACCGGAGCAGCGGCGTCCGGCCTCGGGGAACACCCCCGAGGAGCGGACCGAGGGGCATCCCCCCGAGGTACCGGCGTCGCGCTTCAGCGTGCTCGGACCGGTGCGCGCCTGGCACGGCCCGGACCAGCTCAACACGGGCTCGCCCCAGCAGCGGGCGCTGCTCGCGGCCCTCCTGCTGCGGGACGGCCGCACGGCCACGGCCTCGGAACTGATCGACGCCCTGTGGGGCGAGGAGCCGCCGTCGCAGGCACTGGCGGCGGTACGCACGTACGCGTCGCGGCTCCGCAAGGTGCTGCCTCCCGGCGTCCTCGTCAGCGAGTCCGGGGGGTACGCGGTCCAGGTCGCCGAAGGCGCGCTCGACCTCGCCGCCGCGGAGGACCTCTGGTCGGCGGCGGAGAAGGCCCGCGGCGCGGGTGACCTCTGCCAGGCGCGGTCGCTGGTCAACAGAGCGCTCGGACTGTGGGACGGCGAGCCCCTGGCCAACGTCCCGGGTCCGTACGCCGACACGCAGCGCACCCGCCTCGACGAATGGCGCCTCCAGCTCCTGGAGACCCGCCTGGACATGGACCTGGAGCAGGGCTGCCACGCGGAGGCCGTCTCGGAGCTGACCGCGCTGACCGCCGCCCACCCGTTGCGGGAGCGGCTGCGCGAGCTGCTGATGCTGGCGCTGTACCGCAGCGGACGCCAGGCGGAGGCCCTCGCGGTCTACGCGGACACGCGCCGCCTCCTCGCCGACGAGCTCGGCGTCGACCCGAGGCCCGGCCTCAAGGAACTCCAGCAGCGCATCCTCCAGGCGGATCCGGGCCTTGCCGAGCCGTCCGCTCCCGCACAGGAACCCGCGACGACCGTGGTGCGCCCCGCGCAGCTCCCCGCGACCGTCCCCGACTTCACGGGCCGCGCGTCCTTCGTCAACGAACTGAGCGACATCCTGTCGACCGCCGAGGGCCGCGTGATGGCGGTCTCGGCGCTCGCGGGCATCGGCGGCGTCGGCAAGACGACCCTCGCCGTGCACGTCGCCCACGTGGCGCGCGCCCACTTCCCCGACGGCCAGCTGTACGTGGACCTCCAGGGGGCGGGTGCGCGCGTCGCCGAGCCGGAGACGGTCCTCGGCGCGTTCCTGCGCGCCCTCGGCACGGCGGACTCGGCGATCCCGGACTCCCTGGAGGAGCGGGCCGCCCTGTACCGGTCGGTCCTCGACGGGCGCCGGGTCCTCGTCCTGCTCGACAACGCGCGCGACGCGGCGCAGGTCCGGCCGCTGCTGCCCGGCATGGAGGGCTGCGCGGCGCTCGTCACGAGCCGCGTCCGGATGGTCGACCTGGCGGGCGCGCACCTGGTCGACCTGGACGTGATGTCCCCCGAGGAGGCGCTGCTCCTCTTCACCCGCATCGTCGGCGAGGAGCGGGTCGCCGCGGAGCGTGAGGCCGCGCTCGACGTGGTGGCGGCGTGCGGTTTCCTGCCGCTCGCCATCCGCATCGCGGCGTCCCGGCTCGCGGCGCGCCGCACCTGGACGGTCTCCACGCTCGCGGCGAAGCTGGCGGACGAGCGGCGGCGTCTCGACGAGCTCCAGGCGGGCGACCTCGCGGTCAAGGCGACGTTCGAACTCGGTTACGGCCAGCTGGAGCCGGCCCAGGCCCGCGCGTTCCGCCTCCTCGGCCTCGCGGACGGCCCCGACCTGTCCCTCGCGGCGGCCGCGGCGGTCCTGGACCTCCCCCTGGACGAGACGGAGGACGTCCTGGAGTCCCTCGTCGACACGTCCCTGGTCGAATCCGCGGCACCGGGCCGCTACCGCTACCACGACCTCGTACGCCTCTACGCGCGCGCCTGCGCCGAACGCGACGAACAGCCCCCCGGCGAACGCGACGCGGCGATGTCCCGCCTCCTCGACTTCTACCTGGCCTCCGCGGCCCGCGTCTACGCGATAGAACGCCCCGGCGACCGCACGGTGGACCACCTGGAACCCACGGAACACGCGGGCCAGGACTTCACCGACGACACGAAGGCCCTGGACTGGCTGCACGCCGAGGCGGCCTGCATCCTGGCGTGCGTGCAGCAGTCGCTGGGGGCGGGGATGCTGCGGCGGGCCGTCGATCTGCTGCTCGCCTCAAAGGACCTGGCCGAGTCCGGTGCGAGTTCGCTCCGCTACGAGCTGGCCACGGCGGCCGCACGGGACGCCGCGGAGGCGGCGGGGGACGCCTGCGCCGAGGGCCGGGCGCGCGTCAGTCTCGCGCAGGTCATCATGCGCATCGGCGGCCACTTCGAGGCGGCGGCCGCCGAACTGGCGCGCGCCGCGCACCTGGCCGTCACCTCCGAAGACCCCTGGACCAGCGGAAACGCGCCGAACGAGCAGGGGATCGCGGCCGCCTGCATGAAGCAGTACGCCGCCAGCGAGAGCTACTTCCTCCAGGCGATCGAGGCCTTCCGTGCCGACGACAACCGCCCCGGCGAGGCGAGCGCGCTGTGCAACCTCTCCCGCGTGCTGGTCTCCGTCGGGCGTACGGCCAAGGCGATCGAGATCGCGGAACAGGGCGTGGAGATCTACGACGACCTCGGGCTCACCCTCCGGCTGGCCAACGCGAAGTACGCCCTGGGCATCGGCCTCGGCCATGCGGGCCGCCACGCCGACGCCCTCGACCAGCTGACGGACGCCCTGCGGATGTTCGTGGAGAACCGGCAGCGGCTCTGGGAGGGGACCTCGCACTACCGCATCGCCCAGGTGCACCTGGGGGCACGGCGTCCCGCGCTGGCCGCCAAGCACGCGGAGCAGGCGCTGGCGACCGGCTGCATCGGTGGCGACTGGATGCGCGCCAACGTCCTGACGCTCCTCGGCACGTCCCTCGACGGCCTCGCGCAGCTCGACCGCGCGCGGGCCTGCTGGCGGGAAGCGCTGGCCATCCACGAGGGCGCCGGCGCTGTGGAGGCCGACGAGGTGCGCGCGCTCCTGAACCCCGTCGCGGCCGCCTGA
- a CDS encoding amidohydrolase family protein, translating to METPETFPKIISVDDHTVEPPHVWRDRLPSKYQDRGPRIVRAPLRSMSFLGGKFAPVMGEKGEDGPIGDWWIYEDLHRPLTRLDTAVGYDRDEIKLEVITYEQMRPGSFSVPDRLADMDVNHVQSALCFPTFPRFCGQTFTEAKDRELALLSVRAYNDWMVEEWCGPEAAGRLIPLTLIPLWDAELAAAEVRRNAARGVRAVAFSEIPPHLGLPSIHTDAWDPFLRACDETGTVVAMHIGSSSKMPSTSADAPPAVGSTITFANCCFSMVDWLMSGKFERFPNLKVMYAEGQIGWIPYILERADVVWEENRGWGGVADKVTRPPSELFAEHVFGCFFDDAFGLRNLDSIGVGNVLYETDYPHSDSTWPKSREVGESQMGHLSPEVVDRIVRGNAVALLGLTEAGLWPGA from the coding sequence ATGGAGACCCCGGAGACCTTCCCGAAGATCATCTCGGTGGACGACCACACGGTCGAACCTCCGCACGTCTGGCGGGACCGGCTCCCGTCCAAGTACCAGGACAGGGGGCCGCGGATCGTGCGCGCCCCTCTGCGGTCGATGTCCTTCCTGGGCGGCAAGTTCGCCCCGGTCATGGGGGAGAAGGGGGAAGACGGACCCATCGGGGACTGGTGGATCTACGAGGACCTGCACCGCCCCCTCACCCGCCTCGACACCGCCGTCGGCTACGACAGGGACGAGATCAAACTCGAGGTCATCACGTACGAGCAGATGCGGCCCGGTTCGTTCAGCGTGCCCGACCGCCTCGCCGACATGGACGTCAACCACGTCCAGTCCGCGCTCTGCTTCCCCACGTTCCCGCGCTTCTGCGGCCAGACGTTCACGGAGGCCAAGGACCGGGAGCTCGCGCTCCTGTCGGTCCGCGCGTACAACGACTGGATGGTGGAGGAGTGGTGCGGGCCGGAGGCGGCGGGACGCCTCATACCCCTGACGCTCATCCCGCTCTGGGACGCCGAGCTCGCCGCCGCGGAGGTGCGGCGCAACGCGGCGCGGGGGGTACGGGCGGTGGCCTTCTCCGAGATCCCCCCGCACCTCGGGCTGCCGTCCATCCACACCGACGCGTGGGACCCCTTCCTGCGCGCCTGCGACGAGACCGGCACGGTCGTCGCCATGCACATCGGCTCCTCCAGCAAGATGCCGTCGACCTCGGCGGACGCGCCGCCCGCCGTCGGCTCCACGATCACCTTCGCCAACTGCTGCTTCTCGATGGTGGACTGGCTGATGAGCGGCAAGTTCGAGCGCTTCCCGAACCTGAAGGTCATGTACGCGGAAGGCCAGATCGGCTGGATCCCCTACATCCTGGAGCGGGCGGACGTCGTCTGGGAGGAGAACAGGGGGTGGGGCGGCGTCGCCGACAAGGTCACGCGACCGCCCTCCGAACTCTTCGCGGAACACGTCTTCGGCTGCTTCTTCGACGACGCGTTCGGGCTGCGGAACCTCGACTCCATCGGGGTCGGGAACGTCCTCTACGAGACGGACTACCCGCACTCCGACTCGACCTGGCCCAAGTCCCGTGAGGTCGGGGAGTCCCAGATGGGTCACCTCTCGCCGGAGGTCGTGGACCGCATCGTCCGCGGTAACGCGGTGGCGCTCCTTGGCCTCACGGAAGCAGGCCTCTGGCCCGGCGCGTAG
- a CDS encoding LLM class F420-dependent oxidoreductase, giving the protein MVYGMQLPVQSQSSMYAEGWEKDAGPEELVEIARVADRTGFAYIACCDHVAIPRRLAEAMSTVWYDPVATLAHLAAVTENVRLMSHVAIVGLRHPLLSAKQYATLDRLSGGRLILGVGAGHVQEEFEALGVDFARRGPILDETIDALRTALGTEEYPEYQGETFAFKDLGQLPRPAQARVPLWVGGSSPAAVRRAATRADGWLPQGDPRDKLPEQIARLKRLREEAGIAEPVTVGAITEPLYVGEPAWPVGRRTLAGKPDALAESLRAYAAMGVDQIQVRFRSRGRGELTDQMAAFAADVAPHLN; this is encoded by the coding sequence ATGGTTTATGGGATGCAGTTGCCCGTGCAGTCGCAGAGTTCCATGTACGCGGAAGGGTGGGAGAAGGACGCCGGGCCCGAGGAGCTCGTGGAGATCGCCCGCGTCGCCGACCGCACCGGCTTCGCCTACATCGCATGCTGCGACCACGTGGCCATCCCCCGCCGCCTCGCCGAAGCCATGAGCACCGTCTGGTACGACCCCGTCGCCACCCTCGCCCACCTCGCCGCCGTCACCGAGAACGTCCGCCTGATGAGCCACGTCGCCATCGTCGGCCTGCGGCACCCCCTCCTCTCCGCCAAGCAGTACGCCACCCTCGACCGCCTCAGCGGAGGACGGCTGATCCTCGGCGTGGGCGCCGGGCACGTGCAGGAGGAGTTCGAGGCGCTCGGCGTCGACTTCGCGCGCCGCGGCCCGATCCTCGACGAGACGATCGACGCGCTGAGGACGGCTCTGGGGACGGAGGAGTACCCGGAGTACCAGGGCGAGACCTTCGCCTTCAAGGATCTGGGGCAGCTGCCACGGCCCGCCCAGGCCCGCGTACCCCTCTGGGTCGGCGGATCCTCCCCCGCCGCCGTCCGCCGCGCGGCGACCCGCGCCGACGGGTGGCTGCCGCAGGGCGACCCGCGCGACAAGCTGCCCGAGCAGATCGCGAGGCTGAAGCGGTTGCGCGAGGAAGCCGGGATCGCCGAGCCCGTCACCGTCGGCGCGATCACCGAGCCGCTGTACGTCGGGGAACCCGCCTGGCCCGTCGGCCGCCGCACGCTCGCCGGGAAGCCGGACGCCCTCGCCGAGTCCCTCCGCGCGTACGCCGCGATGGGCGTCGACCAGATCCAGGTGCGCTTCCGCAGCCGCGGACGCGGCGAACTCACCGACCAGATGGCGGCCTTCGCCGCCGACGTCGCCCCGCACCTCAATTGA
- a CDS encoding SDR family NAD(P)-dependent oxidoreductase translates to MGKLDGRVVIVTGAARGQGEQEARLFVEEGARVVIADVLDEQGGALAKELGEESAAYVHLDVGVEDDWHAAIASAKDAFGKVDGLVNNAGILRFNELTSTPLEEFEQIIRVNQIGCFLGIRTVAPEIGAAGGGTIVNTASYTALTGMAYVGAYAATKHAILGLTRVAALELASRDIRVNAVCPGAVDTPMTNPAQLDPQAGPAADPEAAKEAVAGLYKKLVPLGRIGQPQEVAALALFLTGDDSAYITGQPFVIDGGWLAGVSVV, encoded by the coding sequence ATGGGCAAGCTGGACGGCCGCGTCGTCATCGTGACCGGCGCCGCGCGCGGACAGGGCGAGCAGGAGGCGCGCCTCTTCGTGGAGGAGGGAGCCCGCGTCGTCATCGCCGACGTGCTGGACGAGCAGGGCGGCGCCCTCGCGAAAGAACTGGGGGAGGAGTCCGCGGCGTACGTCCACCTCGACGTCGGCGTGGAGGACGACTGGCACGCCGCGATAGCCTCCGCCAAGGACGCCTTCGGCAAGGTGGACGGACTCGTGAACAACGCGGGCATCCTCCGCTTCAACGAACTCACCAGCACGCCCCTCGAAGAGTTCGAGCAGATCATCCGCGTCAACCAGATCGGCTGTTTCCTCGGCATCCGCACCGTCGCCCCCGAGATCGGCGCGGCCGGCGGCGGCACGATCGTGAACACCGCCTCCTACACGGCCCTCACGGGCATGGCGTACGTGGGCGCGTACGCGGCGACCAAGCACGCCATCCTCGGCCTCACCCGGGTCGCCGCCCTGGAGCTCGCGAGCCGCGACATCCGCGTGAACGCCGTGTGCCCGGGGGCGGTCGACACACCGATGACCAACCCCGCGCAGCTGGACCCGCAGGCCGGCCCGGCCGCCGACCCGGAGGCGGCGAAGGAGGCGGTCGCGGGGCTGTACAAGAAGCTCGTGCCGCTCGGGCGGATCGGGCAGCCGCAGGAAGTGGCCGCGCTGGCGCTGTTCCTGACCGGGGACGACTCGGCGTACATCACGGGGCAGCCGTTCGTCATCGACGGCGGATGGCTGGCGGGGGTCAGCGTCGTGTGA
- a CDS encoding LLM class flavin-dependent oxidoreductase — MEFGLFVQGYVPAQRAKVDPEAEHKALIEETEYVIEADKSGFKYAWASEHHFLEEYSHLSANDVYLGYLAHATDRIHLGSGIFNPLAPVNHPVKVAEKVTMLDHLSQGRFEFGTGRGAGSHEILGFMPGITDMNHTKEIWEETIAEFPKMWLQDEYVGFQGKHWSLPPRKILPKPYGKSHPAMWYAAGSPSSYAMAGKKGLGVLGFSVQKVSDMEWVVESYKTAVKEALAIGDFVNDNVMVTSTAICAETHKKAVEIAVGGGLNYLQSLLFRYHDTFPRPEGIPEWPELLPEYTEELIELLIAEELMICGDPDEVLTQCKRWEQAGADQLSFGLPIGISPEDTKNTIRLIGEHVIPKIDTDPVHRTTRFRQAAGGA, encoded by the coding sequence TTGGAATTCGGTCTCTTTGTACAGGGATACGTGCCCGCCCAGCGGGCCAAGGTCGACCCCGAAGCGGAGCACAAGGCGCTCATCGAGGAGACCGAGTACGTCATCGAGGCGGACAAGTCCGGGTTCAAGTACGCCTGGGCGTCCGAGCACCACTTCCTGGAGGAGTACTCGCACCTCTCCGCCAACGACGTCTACCTCGGCTACCTCGCCCACGCCACCGACCGCATCCACCTCGGCTCCGGCATCTTCAACCCGCTCGCACCCGTCAACCACCCCGTGAAGGTGGCGGAGAAGGTGACGATGCTCGACCATCTCTCGCAGGGGCGGTTCGAGTTCGGCACGGGGCGCGGTGCCGGTTCGCACGAGATCCTCGGCTTCATGCCGGGCATCACGGACATGAACCACACCAAGGAGATCTGGGAAGAGACGATCGCCGAGTTCCCCAAGATGTGGCTGCAGGACGAGTACGTGGGGTTCCAGGGCAAGCACTGGTCCCTGCCGCCCCGGAAGATCCTGCCGAAGCCGTACGGGAAGTCGCACCCGGCCATGTGGTACGCCGCCGGGTCCCCGTCCTCGTACGCCATGGCCGGCAAGAAGGGCCTCGGAGTCCTCGGCTTCAGCGTGCAGAAGGTCTCCGACATGGAGTGGGTCGTCGAGTCGTACAAGACGGCGGTCAAGGAGGCGCTGGCGATCGGGGACTTCGTCAACGACAACGTCATGGTGACGTCGACGGCGATCTGCGCGGAGACGCACAAGAAGGCGGTCGAGATCGCGGTCGGCGGCGGCCTCAACTACCTCCAGTCACTGCTGTTCCGCTACCACGACACGTTCCCCCGGCCCGAGGGCATCCCCGAGTGGCCCGAGCTGCTCCCCGAGTACACCGAGGAGCTCATCGAGCTGCTCATCGCCGAGGAGCTGATGATCTGCGGCGATCCGGACGAGGTGCTCACGCAGTGCAAGCGGTGGGAGCAGGCCGGGGCGGACCAGCTCAGCTTCGGGCTGCCGATCGGGATCTCGCCCGAGGACACGAAGAACACGATCCGGTTGATCGGTGAGCACGTGATTCCGAAGATCGACACGGATCCGGTGCACCGGACGACGCGGTTCCGGCAGGCGGCCGGCGGCGCGTAG